tGAACTTTTGAAGGTTAAACATCTCAAATTTAAtgtttataatttctaattcgcaaaactaaatatacatgccaagagattaaaaataaaacaatataattgAATAGGgaaatataaatttacactactttatatattatgtttaattttacttatatctgagtaccttaatcacttataaaaattaaacactttccaaaaatataaataaaaacaaaaaactcatatCTTTTAGAAACCCCATTTGTTGTAAAAGCATTGTATCAAGCTTTGATAGTGTTGTTAAGAAGTGTAGATCATATACAATTGAAACCAAAGCCAATTTCATACTCTTTTTTACACTAATTCCTcactctttgtctctctatctctccagttctatttttcttttggccttttgatattttgtgaaactggaatatataaaagaacatgaaaactaACATTGAACGGAGAACAcctttcatttattaaattaatgaatttaaaaGTGGAAGAGTTCGAGAAGTTAGAAAAGGGAGTAGAaccaaatattttaatttttcgcATTTATGGCTTAAACTAATCATTgaaaagaagattaaagatGAAAGACTAAACGAAAAAATGCTCATACAAAACGCCACATGACAGAACCTCATGCACTTttgcatgaggtctctgcttttatatatatatatatattgatgtgaCTCATCTGAGTTTAACCGGTTGAACATCAACCCCCCTGGCCTAAGCATTTGTAATTAGGAATCTGGGTTAACAACCATCAAGCATTAGATAGTACTCTCTTTCTTGAGGAATGTTGGATTTTCTATTTACCTTTTGtgtttaaattttctttctagAATTAGCTAGATTTTCACCCAAGGATGACATGTTCTCAAAAAATCAATGGCATTTTTATCAACATTTCCTGatattcactctctctctctctctctctctctctctctctctcttaacttATAGAGGAACATTTAATCTCATTGAACTCCAACCTCATCTTCCCTTCTAATGGTCTGTTTCAAAtctgcttattttactgaaattgaaaacttttggCTGAAAGTAcggtagataaagataaaagttagctaaaatagtacaatatgactcataaatagtatcaaaaagtgtagtgtaactcatgaatagtagtaaaaataaactgaatagtaaaataaattggcaaaaataatttttgccaaacataCACTAAAAGAAACAATTCCATCATATGCCGAAGGAAACATATTTGATGAAAATAATATGTATCAACCATTCAACCTGACACAATAGTCAGGTAGAAATTATGGATTTGGTTGAATCTTCATTTTGGCGTCTTCATCACCCAAATGACTAAAAAAGGTTTCAATAGTTAAATTAGTTCAAATCCAACTATTTCACACATTCACCACCTACTAGCATGAAAAAGTTATCTCATGAGATTAGCCTACAAAGCACCCCGCTCTCACATTTGGTGGGCCCCCAGACGTGTGATCCACATGGGAGAGGTGTGCTCCATACACCGGTCTCATAAGATAGTTTTTCCATCAGTACACACaaatatatgagagagagagagagagagagagagagagatttatatGCAGCCAATACAAAAACCATGTGTACAACAACATATTTTATGCAGTAAGGCTATCTATGGAAAAACATTGCAATCTACGTAGAATAAACTGAAATAAGTAGACTTTCTATTTAAATCCAGCCTTCGCTTTTCAAGTTGAATATCAGAGATGGACgttgttaaaattcaaaatttagaagCAAATTCATACCAACAACTGGATATGTATTTTGTAAAACTCAGGAATCCCATGTTTGCTGCAGAACAAGTCTCTTTGACAGATGACAGTAGCATTCCTAGAAGCCAGATTTAACTTATAGTTTCTGTGTTTCCTCTGAGGATGAATTGCTTTCAACTGAAATTGGGGCAGGATCTGATGTGGGGGGCATAGAGTCACTGGTTTGATTATTAAAGGAACTCTGTTCTACTTGCTCACGAGACCTTGGATGTTCCTTGAATGGTCTCTCAAAATCCTTAGCATTTCTGGGATCTATCATTAAATTGTTGAGTTTTTGCTCCTgcaaacaaaaaagatttttcaGAGAGCAATATGGGGGTGACATTTTATGCCATAAAGTCCTAGTAATCAACTCCTTGTCAATTTCAAGTATGCAAAAACATGACTTAGAATAAATACAATTTCATTCAAGTTCCTAGgctaattaaacaatttctattcCTTGGTCAATTATACAAATGGATGGATGCAGGGTAGATAGAGCCGTAAGTTGAGATAGCTGCATGGAAACATGCTTAgacttagaaagaaaaaattgcctAAGGTAGTAAGGTGTCAAGGTTAAAACAACCTATTTCAACCACCTTGTCGATAGAAGGCGCCAGCTTGGAAAATATAAGCACTAAGTAAGATACATTTATGGAACTCTAGCCTGAAACATGGATCCATTACTAATTGCAATTACTCAAACCAGCGTAAGCCTCACTTCAGGAGAAAGTTAATGACACGAAGGATTCAATTATCCCAGCACAACAGATTTGAAAACATCTCACAGTTGTTTGATTTATGATAGTTGTTTGATTTATGATAGTTCTGCCGGAACCAAAACGTCATGCCTTGATATGAAGGCATCACTGTTGGCATCGACATTGGTGTTAAGAATCCAACCCCAATCAGATGAGTTAAATATGGGAACTGTTATATCTCCTGTTTTTGGCAACATCATCTACATGTAAAACTAAACTCAACAGAGTCTTCAGCCAGACTTAAGGTTGGCTACAAGTACCCCAATTTTGTAGGACCAGATATGGTAATGGCCATTTTGGCCCTACCTTGATATCGTTCAACTACATCAAGGTCTGCAAATTCCAAGACACTGGATGTTATATTCAAATGCAATATGAAGAAATTCTCTCTAATAAAAGTGGTGCCTGTTATAAAGCTATTGTGCATGGAGATGTTTCCCCCCGTTTCTAGTAGTAAACATAGTTGCATCTCAGTACTTGGTACTTACACTTTGTAGTGCTTCAAGCTTTCTCTGCATTGCCTCATGCTCAGCTTTAATACGAAATGGAACACCATGCTTCTGATAAACATTATTCTGTGCCAAGTCTTCATCAATGTCACTAGCTGTCGTTGCAAAAGGATGATTAGCAGGAATCCACCGAATTGTATCAGGATCAACATCAGCAGGTACCGATTCCCCTTCTTTAAGGAACACTGTCGGCCTCTTCCACTGGTATGCCCGTGACCTCCTTTTTTGATGGATGGCTTGTTCCTCTTCTGTCAGAGTAACTGGGGCTAAACGATAAACCTTTCCACACATTTCAACAGTCGAATTGCTCTTCCCAACCTTCACCATTGGATTATTGAACGGGTCTTCATACATGAGAGGCCTCGAGCTGCATCAAAAAGAGTATGTGATCACTAAAAACTCGGAAATCAAATCTAACACCGGGTTTAAGGATTGGGATCATACATGCCTCTTCTATCAGACCTCAGCTGCCCGCGTCTAACGAGATCAGCTACAGAACCAGGAGTTCTGTACCTCAACTTCCTCGCCGCATACACTCTTACAGCAATGACCAACAATGCAATTGCAATACATAACCCTATTGCGAGATTTCTCCCACCATATCTATTCATCttagaccaaaaaaagaaatgcccataaataaaaattcatacatagataaaaataacataaCATACAAATTTACTCACTATATTCAAAAGCAACAACTTTGTTgtaacgaaaaaagaaaaaagaaatcttttTTACCACGAAAACGAGGGGAGGGAAAGAGTTGATTGTTCCGTGCAATTTGGAGAGTTGGTCTTTTACAGCGACGGTGATTGTCTGAGTCTTAACCGCCGGTTCATCTGGGTCACTCGGCGAACCGGAATTGGCTCCCAGTACAAATTTCCGGTTCAGCTGCTTGTTACTACTACTTATGAAACGAAATTCCGGTCTGAGTTTCATAAAATTCAAATGGGTCTGATGCTTTGAAACCCAAATTGAAGGCTACAATAACCAAATttaaatagaaataattaaaCCCTGAAATATCTGTAAATACTAGATAATAAGGCAATGCATGAAACAGAAAGAGAAATACCTGGAAAGAAATGGGATGGAGTTGAAGAGTCCAAATTGGTGCCATTTAGGATTGTTGATTTGGAATTCGAAGATCTCACACATATATAATGTGTTTGGGTCTTTTGTGAAGATTACAGAACCCACTCAGCTCCAGGAGGAGTTGGTTCTTCCTTCTTCCTGTGTTTGAGACTAGACTTGAGAGGGTC
This genomic stretch from Castanea sativa cultivar Marrone di Chiusa Pesio chromosome 1, ASM4071231v1 harbors:
- the LOC142643919 gene encoding protein MULTIPLE CHLOROPLAST DIVISION SITE 1: MAPIWTLQLHPISFQPSIWVSKHQTHLNFMKLRPEFRFISSSNKQLNRKFVLGANSGSPSDPDEPAVKTQTITVAVKDQLSKLHGTINSFPPLVFVMNRYGGRNLAIGLCIAIALLVIAVRVYAARKLRYRTPGSVADLVRRGQLRSDRRGISRPLMYEDPFNNPMVKVGKSNSTVEMCGKVYRLAPVTLTEEEQAIHQKRRSRAYQWKRPTVFLKEGESVPADVDPDTIRWIPANHPFATTASDIDEDLAQNNVYQKHGVPFRIKAEHEAMQRKLEALQSEQKLNNLMIDPRNAKDFERPFKEHPRSREQVEQSSFNNQTSDSMPPTSDPAPISVESNSSSEETQKL